One region of Sulfuriroseicoccus oceanibius genomic DNA includes:
- a CDS encoding NERD domain-containing protein, whose product MAKWILNRPKKHAYASEITVARYLKNLSDDWLIVWGFFYKDDQGTEREGDFLILAPIGGLLVLEVKGGTPRHFSPTGAWEGGDNDNPISQLDGEWGSVIRDIKGTALSHVFIAKALCYPDGDAAPDEERWHGLDRSRILTGNELKNGRLFMAAMQRFFSRGAKDGHLKTVDDDVRAAFLQLYGHGRDPEALREFLDHTEERFRQQIVADYRLLDLLRANQQLLVEGGPGCGKSWYALEQARRYAAKDMRVLFLVYNLAITEVMRNEVKRDPSLKDESGAPLISVMNYEEVAALILGEPIESLAPQQGAPRQETSTFYDVTLPSLVLEALRNPSRCAGLPKYDALVVDEGQDHDTELPPEVAKQFPEAACGWWSIYWRMLKHETLAPMAIFFDRAQRPAFRRANGFLPERIQGLLSQPALVTLDQSLRYTRPVYEFLQSLDGDGTSDLVAAMGDGRSLPEGPEVELYEAAMSTEDLHEQVASIIRKWEEEGYCQPRDVLILHARTDLESSALGPTEKIGSYPLRTEEINHQFAVGHNSIHKAKGLDSRAVILVDVQHPYKAMLGADDRSTLFMGASRARQLLAVVGETNEADQRN is encoded by the coding sequence ATGGCAAAATGGATCCTCAACCGCCCCAAAAAACATGCGTATGCGTCCGAGATCACGGTCGCGCGTTATCTAAAAAACCTGTCAGACGATTGGCTGATTGTTTGGGGATTCTTCTACAAAGACGACCAAGGCACTGAGCGCGAGGGCGACTTCCTGATTCTAGCACCTATCGGTGGGCTTCTGGTACTCGAAGTCAAAGGAGGCACCCCACGCCACTTCTCTCCGACCGGAGCTTGGGAAGGAGGAGACAATGACAACCCAATCAGCCAACTTGATGGTGAATGGGGCAGCGTAATCCGCGATATCAAGGGCACCGCACTGAGCCACGTGTTTATTGCAAAAGCACTCTGCTACCCGGACGGCGATGCAGCTCCCGATGAAGAACGGTGGCACGGACTCGACAGATCACGTATTCTGACCGGCAACGAGCTGAAAAACGGACGGCTATTCATGGCCGCAATGCAGCGCTTCTTTTCCCGTGGTGCCAAAGACGGGCACCTCAAAACCGTCGATGATGACGTACGCGCAGCTTTCCTCCAACTCTACGGCCATGGCCGCGATCCCGAGGCGCTGCGCGAGTTCCTCGACCACACCGAAGAACGATTCCGCCAGCAAATCGTCGCGGACTACCGACTGCTCGACCTGCTGCGCGCCAATCAACAATTGCTAGTCGAAGGTGGCCCCGGCTGCGGAAAGTCCTGGTATGCATTGGAACAAGCCAGACGCTACGCTGCAAAGGACATGCGCGTCCTGTTCCTCGTCTACAACCTGGCAATCACCGAGGTGATGCGAAACGAAGTCAAACGTGACCCGTCCCTGAAGGATGAATCCGGAGCGCCGTTGATCTCGGTCATGAACTATGAAGAAGTGGCCGCACTCATCTTGGGCGAACCGATCGAATCCTTAGCTCCGCAGCAAGGAGCACCACGCCAAGAGACCTCAACTTTCTACGACGTCACCCTCCCCTCCCTGGTGCTGGAAGCCCTGCGTAATCCATCGCGTTGCGCAGGTCTACCAAAATACGACGCCCTCGTTGTAGACGAAGGACAAGACCACGACACCGAGCTGCCACCGGAAGTTGCAAAACAATTCCCAGAAGCTGCATGCGGCTGGTGGAGCATCTATTGGCGAATGCTCAAACACGAGACCCTCGCCCCAATGGCGATCTTCTTCGACCGTGCCCAACGCCCTGCATTCCGCCGAGCCAATGGATTCCTCCCAGAGCGTATTCAAGGGCTGCTTTCGCAACCGGCTCTGGTCACGCTCGATCAATCATTGCGCTACACCCGCCCTGTCTATGAGTTCCTTCAATCACTGGACGGTGATGGCACATCGGACCTGGTCGCCGCCATGGGCGATGGCCGTTCGCTCCCAGAAGGCCCGGAAGTCGAGCTCTACGAGGCAGCCATGTCCACCGAAGATTTGCACGAGCAAGTTGCCAGTATCATCCGCAAGTGGGAGGAAGAGGGCTATTGCCAACCACGCGATGTCCTAATCCTCCACGCCCGCACCGATTTGGAATCAAGCGCACTAGGACCAACCGAAAAAATCGGCAGCTACCCGCTTCGCACTGAGGAAATCAACCATCAGTTCGCCGTCGGTCACAACTCCATCCACAAAGCCAAGGGGCTCGATTCCCGTGCCGTCATCCTGGTAGACGTTCAGCACCCGTACAAAGCAATGCTCGGTGCCGACGACAGATCCACGCTCTTCATGGGAGCATCCCGCGCCCGCCAGCTACTCGCCGTCGTTGGAGAAACGAACGAAGCTGACCAGAGGAATTGA
- a CDS encoding DUF2779 domain-containing protein: protein MPRSLSKSKIIAFRQCPKRLWLEVHSPELRDDSRSEVVFAIGNQVGEVAQALYATQGESEIIDFQQEGFANAINRSRHLLQSGSKILFEAGVQSAGGHAFADVMIPVRNGNGTAWRMIEVKSSTKLKDYYRDDVAVQTYIATQAGVTIDSAALAHINNQFVYQGNGNYHGLFTENDLTAEAMGRHDEVAGWIRQAHDVAACTSEPNIQPGSQCSDPFECPFIDHCHAHLPKATHPVTHLPRIQRTKVERLESMGIREMADVPDHELNRTQQRVKEHTLAGTCYFDRERAAAALEGLGYPAYFLDFETANLAVPVWKGTRPFQQIPFQFSLHQLNQSSTLTHTGFLNLSGNDPRIGFAEALIAHCGTTGPVYVYNAAFERRIINECAAAIPSLAPPLHAIANRLVDLLPIAREHFYHPDQCGSWSIKAVLPALCPDLNYNDLDGVKDGGMAVEAFSEAIAATTSAQRKDQLREQLEEYCKLDTLAMVRMWQEFGGDR from the coding sequence ATGCCACGCTCACTTTCCAAATCAAAAATCATCGCCTTCCGCCAATGCCCGAAACGTCTGTGGCTGGAAGTACATAGCCCCGAGCTACGCGATGACTCGCGCTCCGAGGTCGTCTTTGCCATTGGCAACCAGGTAGGAGAAGTCGCCCAGGCTCTCTATGCCACCCAGGGAGAAAGCGAAATCATCGACTTCCAACAGGAAGGCTTCGCTAACGCCATCAACCGCAGCCGACATCTACTCCAATCCGGCTCGAAAATTCTCTTCGAAGCAGGCGTGCAATCAGCGGGTGGTCATGCCTTTGCCGATGTCATGATCCCGGTCCGCAATGGCAACGGCACCGCGTGGCGCATGATCGAGGTAAAGTCGTCGACCAAACTAAAAGACTACTACCGCGACGACGTGGCTGTACAAACCTACATCGCCACCCAGGCGGGAGTGACCATTGACTCGGCGGCTCTGGCGCATATCAACAACCAGTTCGTCTATCAAGGCAATGGCAACTACCATGGACTCTTCACTGAAAACGATCTCACCGCCGAAGCGATGGGTCGTCACGATGAAGTCGCCGGTTGGATCCGCCAAGCTCACGACGTTGCGGCATGCACCAGTGAGCCGAACATCCAGCCAGGCTCACAGTGCAGCGATCCATTCGAGTGCCCATTTATAGACCATTGTCACGCCCATCTCCCCAAGGCAACACATCCTGTCACCCATCTGCCTCGCATCCAGCGCACCAAGGTCGAGCGTCTCGAGTCCATGGGCATCCGCGAAATGGCAGATGTCCCGGACCACGAACTCAACCGCACTCAACAACGCGTCAAAGAGCACACACTGGCAGGCACTTGCTATTTCGACCGGGAGAGAGCCGCCGCCGCTCTGGAGGGATTGGGCTACCCTGCCTACTTCCTCGACTTCGAAACCGCGAACCTCGCAGTACCAGTTTGGAAAGGCACGCGACCGTTCCAGCAAATCCCGTTCCAGTTCAGCCTTCACCAATTAAACCAAAGCAGCACACTCACTCACACCGGCTTCCTCAACTTAAGCGGAAATGATCCACGGATTGGGTTCGCCGAGGCGTTGATCGCCCACTGCGGCACCACCGGTCCGGTCTACGTTTACAATGCGGCGTTCGAGCGACGCATCATCAACGAGTGTGCAGCAGCGATTCCTTCACTCGCCCCCCCGCTCCATGCCATTGCCAACCGATTGGTCGACTTGCTGCCCATTGCCCGTGAGCACTTCTACCATCCGGATCAATGCGGTAGCTGGAGCATCAAAGCCGTGCTGCCCGCCCTCTGCCCCGATCTGAATTACAACGATCTGGATGGGGTGAAGGATGGCGGTATGGCAGTGGAGGCCTTTTCCGAGGCGATTGCCGCCACCACCAGCGCCCAACGCAAAGATCAACTGCGCGAGCAACTCGAGGAATACTGCAAACTCGACACCCTCGCCATGGTCCGCATGTGGCAGGAGTTCGGCGGTGATCGCTAG
- a CDS encoding vWA domain-containing protein — protein sequence MNTNLTEIAYILDRSGSMSPFQEAAVTGFNQFLKEQQETDGDANLTLVLFDDEYLLHADSEPVAEVNPLTARTYIPRGMTALLDAIGRTIDNIGKKLAKMPEAERPGKVIIAIYTDGYENASTDYSARKIREMIQHQTNEYQWEFLFLAATQNAMETAADYGVQSQNASCVADGEAGVMSSYSSVSRRVTATRLFQKGVRSKKVCKDLRTTLSDIVEEEEGRR from the coding sequence ATGAATACAAACCTTACCGAAATCGCCTACATCCTCGACCGCTCTGGTTCGATGTCCCCATTCCAAGAAGCCGCGGTCACCGGGTTCAATCAGTTCCTCAAAGAACAACAGGAAACCGATGGCGACGCCAACCTCACCCTCGTTCTCTTCGACGATGAATACCTGCTCCACGCGGACAGCGAACCAGTCGCCGAAGTCAACCCGCTGACCGCCCGCACTTATATCCCGCGGGGCATGACTGCCCTGCTCGACGCCATCGGACGCACGATCGACAACATCGGCAAAAAGCTCGCGAAAATGCCGGAAGCCGAGCGCCCAGGAAAGGTCATCATCGCCATCTATACCGACGGATATGAAAACGCCTCAACGGACTACTCGGCCCGCAAGATCCGCGAAATGATCCAGCACCAAACCAATGAGTACCAATGGGAGTTTCTCTTTCTGGCCGCCACACAGAATGCAATGGAAACCGCGGCGGATTACGGCGTCCAATCCCAAAACGCCTCTTGTGTGGCCGATGGAGAAGCCGGTGTCATGTCATCATACTCAAGTGTCTCGCGCCGTGTCACCGCCACCCGACTTTTCCAAAAAGGCGTCCGCTCGAAAAAGGTCTGCAAAGACCTTCGCACCACCCTCAGCGACATCGTAGAGGAAGAAGAAGGCCGCCGCTAG